The proteins below are encoded in one region of Anabaena sphaerica FACHB-251:
- a CDS encoding dihydroorotate dehydrogenase-like protein, which yields MNITTTYLGLELKSPLVPSASPLSLEVDNIKLMEDAGAGAVVMHSLFEEQLTLEKYELHHHLTYGTESFPEALTYFPEPTNFRVGPEEYLDHIRKATEQVDIPIIASLNGSSLGGWTEYGKLMQEAGASALELNIYYVPTDPDLTSAQIEQNYIDILSSVKSVVTIPVAVKLSPYFTNIANMAKRLDQAGADGLVLFNRFYQPDINLETLDVEPHVLLSTPQAMRLPLRWIAILYGHIQGSLGATSGIHNTHDVIKMLMVGADATMLCSVLLRHGIDHIRCLEKDLREWMETHEYESVKQMQGSMSQLNCPNPSAFERAQYMKALQSYKPEWGRHTQMSTHMR from the coding sequence ATGAATATAACAACAACATATCTCGGTTTAGAATTAAAATCTCCCCTTGTACCTTCAGCTTCTCCCCTCTCTCTCGAAGTTGATAACATCAAATTAATGGAAGATGCTGGTGCTGGTGCAGTAGTTATGCACTCGTTATTTGAAGAACAATTAACTTTAGAAAAATACGAACTGCATCATCATTTAACTTATGGTACAGAAAGTTTCCCAGAAGCTTTAACATATTTTCCTGAACCTACAAATTTCCGCGTTGGACCTGAAGAATATTTAGACCATATTCGCAAAGCAACAGAACAAGTAGATATTCCCATTATTGCTAGTTTAAATGGTTCTTCCTTGGGTGGTTGGACAGAATATGGTAAACTCATGCAAGAAGCAGGAGCATCTGCACTAGAATTAAATATTTATTATGTTCCCACTGACCCAGATTTAACAAGCGCACAAATCGAACAGAATTATATTGATATTCTCTCATCTGTGAAAAGTGTAGTCACAATTCCTGTAGCTGTCAAACTCAGTCCCTATTTTACCAATATTGCAAATATGGCCAAGCGTTTAGATCAAGCTGGGGCTGATGGGTTGGTATTATTTAACAGGTTCTATCAACCAGATATTAATTTAGAAACCTTGGATGTTGAACCTCATGTACTACTCAGTACACCCCAAGCCATGCGTTTACCTCTGCGGTGGATAGCTATTCTCTATGGTCATATTCAGGGTAGTCTTGGTGCAACTAGCGGTATTCATAATACCCATGATGTGATAAAAATGCTGATGGTAGGAGCAGATGCAACTATGCTTTGTTCTGTGCTTTTACGACATGGAATTGATCATATTCGCTGTTTGGAAAAAGACCTAAGGGAATGGATGGAAACACACGAATATGAATCTGTTAAGCAAATGCAAGGTAGCATGAGTCAACTTAACTGTCCTAATCCTAGTGCCTTTGAACGCGCTCAGTATATGAAGGCTTTGCAAAGTTATAAACCAGAATGGGGACGACACACACAGATGTCAACACACATGAGGTAA
- a CDS encoding beta-lactamase hydrolase domain-containing protein, with protein MIDNVLPINIVRKINQELAISGQITPEQLQKLADEGYKSLLNLCFPDEQGFWRNEQEKTQLLGLCYVNLPTKIEKLTLQAANQVFQIIGELPKPLLIHCDNSKRSAAIVLLYISTKQGIKFEEVWQQAINLDLL; from the coding sequence ATGATTGACAATGTACTGCCAATTAATATTGTCAGGAAGATTAATCAGGAGTTAGCAATTAGTGGACAAATTACACCTGAGCAGCTGCAAAAACTAGCTGATGAGGGTTATAAGTCTCTTCTGAATCTGTGTTTTCCAGATGAACAAGGCTTCTGGAGAAATGAACAGGAAAAAACACAACTTTTAGGTTTGTGTTATGTCAATCTGCCTACGAAAATTGAGAAACTAACTCTTCAAGCTGCAAACCAGGTTTTTCAAATTATTGGGGAATTACCTAAACCACTGCTGATCCATTGTGATAATTCCAAACGTTCAGCAGCTATAGTATTATTATATATTTCTACTAAACAAGGAATTAAATTTGAGGAAGTATGGCAACAAGCTATTAACTTAGACTTGCTCTAG
- the nifJ gene encoding pyruvate:ferredoxin (flavodoxin) oxidoreductase — MKTRTYATIDGNEAVAKVVYPLNEVIAIYPITPSSPMAEWADAWMSENKPNIWGSVPTVVQLQSEGGVAGAVHGALQTGSLTTTFTASQGLMLMLPNMYKIAGELTPTVFHIAARSLAAQALSIFGDHSDVMAARSTGFAMLCAASVQEAQDFAVISTRATLESRIPFLHFFDGFRTSHEVDKVETLTTENLQKFIPIELVIAHRSRALTPDRPVLRGTAQNPDVYFQARETVNPFYLACPDITQKVMDEFAEITGREYKLFDYHGHPEAERIIILMGSGCETVHETVDYLNQQGEKVGVIKVRLYRPFDTQRFINSLPKTTHSIAVLDRTKEPGAIGEPLYTDVVTALAENQLNNIQVVGGRYGLSSKEFTPAMVKAVFDNLTVETPKNHFTVGINDDVTHTSLEYDPEFNIEPDSIVRAIFYGLGADGTVGANKNSIKIIGEETDNYAQGYFVYDSKKSGSVTVSHLRFGSQQIHSTYLITKANFVACHQWEFVEKFPMLKDIVPGGTFLLNSPYNQDEVWDKLPAAMQEEIINKNLKLYVINAYKVAREAGMGGHINTVMQVCFFAVSGVLPREEAIEQIKKSIRKTYGKKGEEIVQMNIQAVDKTLENLYEINTKQKTAQSPVPSPQSPIPDYAPAFIRNVLGKMIAREGDDLPVSALPIDGTYPTGTSKWEKRNIAQEIPVWDPNVCIQCGKCVMVCPHSVIRGKVYEPEQLENAPETFKSANAKELDWHDLKFTIQVAAEDCTGCALCVDVCPAKNKAEPRKKAINMEAQRPLREAERKNWDFFLSLPNPDRRNLKLNHINQQQMQEPLFEFSGACGGCGETPYIKLVTQLFGDRMIVANATGCSSIYGGNLPTTPWTTNAEGRGPAWSNSLFEDNAEFGLGFRVSIDKQAQMAAYLLQQLAPQIGETLVTDILNAEQKDEADIYEQRERVSILKAKLNEIINADEHRLTQIKEDDIGVYQRLSAFKNLKSLADYLVKKSVWIIGGDGWAYDIGYGGLDHVIASGRNINILVLDTEVYSNTGGQMSKSTPKGAVAKFAAGGKPAAKKDLGLIAMTYGNVYVASVAMGARDEHTLKAFLEAEAYDGPSIIIAYSHCVAHGINMATGMQNQKAAVDSGRWLLYRYNPDRVKQGQNPLQLDSRTPRIPVENSMYMENRFKMLTKINPETAKKLLQEAQTDVNTRWQMYQYLAARKLQEIQENKQQ; from the coding sequence ATGAAAACCAGAACTTATGCCACCATAGACGGTAATGAAGCGGTTGCCAAGGTTGTCTATCCACTCAATGAAGTTATTGCTATTTATCCGATTACACCATCTTCACCGATGGCTGAGTGGGCTGATGCTTGGATGAGTGAAAATAAACCCAATATTTGGGGCAGCGTTCCCACAGTGGTGCAGTTACAGAGTGAAGGGGGAGTAGCTGGTGCTGTACATGGTGCTTTGCAAACTGGTTCACTGACTACCACATTTACAGCATCTCAGGGCTTAATGTTGATGCTGCCGAATATGTACAAAATTGCAGGTGAACTTACACCTACAGTATTTCATATTGCGGCGCGATCGCTCGCTGCCCAAGCTTTATCTATTTTCGGTGATCATAGCGATGTCATGGCAGCCAGAAGTACAGGTTTTGCCATGTTGTGTGCTGCTTCTGTGCAAGAAGCCCAAGATTTCGCCGTCATTTCTACACGCGCAACCTTAGAATCTCGCATCCCTTTCTTACACTTTTTTGATGGCTTCCGCACTTCTCACGAAGTCGATAAAGTAGAAACATTAACAACAGAAAACTTACAAAAATTCATCCCCATAGAATTAGTTATAGCCCATCGTTCACGGGCATTAACACCTGATAGACCAGTATTAAGGGGTACAGCACAAAACCCTGATGTTTACTTCCAAGCAAGGGAAACCGTTAACCCATTTTATTTAGCCTGCCCAGATATCACTCAGAAGGTAATGGATGAATTCGCCGAAATCACAGGGCGAGAATATAAACTATTTGATTATCATGGACACCCAGAAGCTGAGAGAATTATTATCCTCATGGGTTCTGGTTGCGAAACAGTCCATGAAACAGTAGATTATCTCAATCAGCAAGGGGAAAAAGTCGGAGTTATCAAAGTTAGATTATATCGACCTTTTGACACCCAAAGATTTATTAACTCTTTACCAAAAACTACCCACAGTATTGCAGTTTTAGATAGAACCAAAGAACCAGGGGCAATTGGTGAACCTTTATATACTGATGTCGTCACAGCTTTGGCAGAAAATCAACTCAATAATATTCAAGTTGTGGGTGGAAGGTATGGTTTATCTTCTAAAGAATTTACACCTGCAATGGTGAAGGCTGTATTTGATAATTTGACTGTTGAAACACCCAAGAATCATTTTACAGTCGGTATTAATGATGATGTCACCCACACTAGCCTAGAATATGATCCAGAATTCAACATTGAACCAGATAGCATAGTTAGAGCAATTTTCTATGGTTTAGGTGCTGATGGTACAGTCGGGGCAAATAAAAACTCTATCAAAATTATTGGTGAAGAAACTGATAATTACGCACAAGGTTACTTTGTTTACGATTCTAAAAAATCTGGTTCCGTTACTGTTTCTCATTTACGGTTTGGATCTCAACAAATTCATTCTACCTATTTAATCACCAAAGCTAACTTTGTCGCTTGTCATCAATGGGAGTTTGTCGAAAAATTCCCGATGTTGAAAGATATTGTTCCTGGTGGCACATTCTTACTTAATTCACCTTATAACCAAGATGAAGTTTGGGATAAATTACCTGCTGCTATGCAGGAAGAGATAATTAACAAAAATCTCAAACTCTATGTCATTAACGCCTATAAAGTTGCCCGTGAAGCAGGAATGGGCGGACATATTAACACAGTGATGCAGGTTTGTTTCTTTGCCGTTTCTGGTGTTTTACCAAGAGAAGAAGCGATAGAACAAATTAAAAAATCTATTCGCAAAACCTACGGTAAAAAAGGTGAAGAAATCGTTCAGATGAATATTCAAGCAGTTGATAAAACCTTGGAGAACCTGTATGAAATCAACACTAAACAAAAAACTGCCCAGTCCCCAGTCCCCAGTCCCCAATCCCCAATCCCCGATTATGCACCTGCATTTATTCGTAATGTTTTAGGTAAAATGATTGCCCGTGAAGGTGATGATTTACCTGTGAGTGCATTACCAATAGATGGTACATATCCCACCGGAACATCGAAATGGGAAAAACGCAATATTGCCCAAGAGATTCCTGTTTGGGACCCCAATGTTTGTATTCAATGTGGAAAATGCGTCATGGTATGTCCACATAGTGTCATTCGGGGTAAAGTATATGAACCCGAACAGTTAGAAAACGCACCGGAAACTTTCAAAAGTGCAAATGCAAAAGAACTTGATTGGCATGATTTGAAGTTTACAATTCAAGTAGCTGCGGAAGATTGTACTGGTTGTGCTTTGTGCGTTGATGTTTGTCCAGCCAAAAATAAAGCCGAACCACGCAAAAAAGCCATTAATATGGAAGCACAAAGACCCTTAAGAGAAGCAGAACGGAAAAACTGGGATTTCTTCTTAAGTTTACCGAATCCAGATCGACGCAATTTGAAGTTGAATCATATTAATCAACAACAAATGCAAGAACCGTTGTTTGAGTTCTCTGGTGCTTGTGGAGGATGTGGAGAAACACCATATATTAAACTGGTAACACAACTATTTGGCGATCGCATGATAGTCGCTAACGCCACTGGTTGTTCATCTATCTATGGTGGTAACTTACCTACCACACCTTGGACAACAAACGCCGAAGGTAGAGGTCCAGCATGGTCAAATAGTCTATTTGAAGATAACGCCGAATTTGGTTTAGGTTTCCGCGTTTCTATTGATAAACAAGCGCAAATGGCAGCTTATTTACTTCAACAACTCGCACCCCAAATAGGTGAAACCCTAGTAACAGATATCCTCAACGCTGAACAAAAAGACGAAGCTGATATTTATGAACAAAGAGAACGGGTATCTATTCTCAAAGCAAAATTGAATGAAATTATTAACGCAGATGAACACAGATTAACGCAGATCAAAGAAGATGATATCGGCGTTTATCAGCGTTTATCGGCGTTCAAAAATCTCAAATCTCTTGCTGATTATTTAGTCAAAAAGAGTGTTTGGATTATAGGTGGTGACGGTTGGGCGTATGATATTGGTTACGGTGGATTAGATCATGTAATTGCTAGTGGTCGCAATATCAATATTTTGGTATTAGACACAGAAGTTTATTCTAACACCGGTGGTCAAATGTCCAAATCTACCCCCAAAGGTGCAGTAGCAAAATTTGCCGCAGGTGGTAAACCAGCAGCTAAGAAAGACTTAGGTTTAATAGCCATGACTTACGGTAACGTTTATGTTGCTAGTGTGGCTATGGGTGCAAGAGATGAACACACATTAAAAGCATTTCTTGAAGCCGAAGCTTACGATGGACCATCAATAATAATTGCCTACAGTCATTGTGTTGCTCATGGTATTAATATGGCTACAGGAATGCAAAATCAAAAAGCTGCTGTAGACTCTGGACGCTGGTTATTGTACCGTTATAACCCCGACCGTGTGAAACAAGGACAAAACCCCTTACAACTTGATTCACGCACTCCTAGAATCCCAGTTGAAAATTCCATGTATATGGAAAACCGCTTCAAGATGTTGACCAAAATTAACCCAGAAACGGCTAAAAAATTACTGCAAGAAGCCCAGACTGATGTTAATACCCGTTGGCAAATGTATCAATATTTAGCCGCTAGGAAATTACAAGAAATTCAAGAAAACAAACAACAATAA
- a CDS encoding sucrose synthase translates to MYELFQAILNSEEKTDIRQFLLTLDTTDKSYFLRNEILQAFADYCHQSQKPAYFYHSSSLGTLIHYTHEIILEKENTWFVVRPRIASQEVWKLTADFTKFELMTPKAFLDLRDRLVNRYQPHILEIDLHPFYQASPRVSDPRNIGQGLTFLNDYLCNQFATDPQYWLEILFQALQGIRYNGVRLLISDRIRCGTQFAKQIKPAIQFLSELPPDQDYPQFRFHLQKLGFEAGWGNNAARIRETLELLQRLIDTPQPSIIEAFIARIPAVFRVVLVSIHGWVAQEDVLGRDETLGQVIYVLEQARSLENKLQEEIKLAGLDFLGIKPHVIILTRLIPNCQGTFCGLRLEKVHNTENAWILRVPFTDSDPEITNNWISKFEIWPYLEKFAQDAEKELLAQFQGKPNLIIGNYSDGNLVASLLSSSLKVTQCNIAHSLEKPKNLFSNLYWQDLEDKYHFSAQFTADLISMNAADFIIASSYQEIVGTPDTMGQYESYKCFTMPQLYHVVDGIDLFNPKFNMVPPGVSETFFFPYSQTENRDPQERKEIENLLFQNDQNAHIIGRLDNFNKRPIFAVAPITSIKNLTGLVECFGKSQELQTQCNLILLTSKLYPDEATNDEEVKEIEKLHNIINEYKLQGKIRWIGTRLPSSKIGEAYRIIADKQGIYVHFALYEAFGRSILEAMISGLPTFATKFGGALEIMENWDSGFHLNPTDLEGTAKTILSFLDRCDTNPEYWQETSQWMIERIRHKYNWNLHTEKLLLLAKMFSFWNFIAPEDNDARDRYMETLFYLIYKPRAERILTQHQRPYAPI, encoded by the coding sequence ATGTATGAATTATTTCAAGCTATTTTAAACAGTGAGGAAAAAACTGATATACGTCAGTTTCTGTTGACCTTAGATACTACAGATAAAAGTTACTTTTTAAGAAATGAAATTTTGCAAGCTTTTGCAGATTATTGTCATCAATCTCAAAAGCCTGCTTATTTCTACCATTCTTCTTCTCTGGGGACTCTCATACACTATACCCATGAGATCATCCTGGAAAAGGAAAATACTTGGTTTGTGGTGAGACCGAGAATTGCTAGTCAAGAGGTATGGAAGCTAACCGCAGATTTTACGAAGTTCGAGTTGATGACACCTAAAGCATTTTTAGATTTGAGAGATCGCTTAGTCAATCGTTACCAACCGCACATCCTAGAAATCGATCTTCACCCATTTTACCAAGCATCTCCGAGAGTTAGCGACCCCAGAAACATTGGTCAAGGTCTGACTTTCCTTAACGATTATCTATGCAATCAATTTGCCACAGATCCTCAATATTGGCTAGAAATATTGTTTCAAGCATTACAAGGGATACGATACAATGGTGTGAGGCTATTGATTAGTGATCGCATTCGTTGTGGTACCCAATTTGCTAAACAAATTAAACCAGCCATACAATTTTTAAGCGAACTTCCCCCTGATCAAGACTACCCACAATTTCGTTTTCACCTGCAAAAACTCGGTTTTGAAGCGGGCTGGGGTAATAATGCAGCGCGAATCAGGGAAACCCTAGAACTATTACAAAGACTTATAGACACACCCCAACCGTCAATTATCGAAGCCTTTATCGCGCGTATTCCCGCAGTTTTTCGAGTCGTTCTGGTTTCTATACACGGTTGGGTAGCACAAGAGGACGTTTTGGGACGGGATGAAACATTAGGCCAAGTTATCTATGTTCTGGAACAAGCACGCAGCTTAGAAAACAAACTCCAAGAGGAAATCAAACTTGCTGGTCTTGACTTTTTGGGTATCAAACCTCATGTAATTATTCTCACTCGCCTCATTCCCAACTGCCAAGGGACATTTTGTGGACTGCGTTTAGAAAAAGTTCACAATACAGAAAATGCTTGGATTTTGCGGGTTCCGTTTACGGATTCTGATCCAGAAATTACCAATAACTGGATTTCTAAATTTGAAATTTGGCCTTATTTAGAAAAATTTGCTCAAGATGCAGAAAAAGAACTCTTAGCGCAATTTCAAGGCAAACCAAATTTGATTATTGGTAACTACAGCGATGGTAACTTAGTTGCCTCTCTGCTCTCCAGTAGTTTAAAAGTTACCCAATGCAATATTGCTCATTCCCTAGAAAAACCGAAAAACTTATTTAGTAACTTATATTGGCAGGATTTAGAAGACAAATATCACTTCTCAGCCCAATTTACTGCCGACTTGATTAGTATGAATGCAGCCGATTTTATCATTGCTTCCAGCTATCAAGAAATTGTGGGAACACCAGACACAATGGGACAATATGAATCTTACAAGTGTTTTACCATGCCCCAACTATATCATGTAGTTGACGGTATTGATTTATTTAATCCCAAATTTAATATGGTGCCTCCGGGAGTAAGTGAAACTTTCTTTTTTCCCTATAGCCAAACAGAAAACCGAGATCCTCAAGAAAGAAAGGAAATTGAAAACTTATTGTTTCAAAATGATCAAAATGCTCACATTATTGGTCGCTTAGACAATTTTAACAAAAGACCAATTTTTGCAGTTGCACCCATTACCTCGATTAAAAATCTGACAGGGCTAGTTGAATGTTTTGGTAAAAGTCAGGAATTACAAACACAGTGTAACCTGATTTTATTAACTAGTAAATTATATCCAGATGAAGCCACCAACGATGAAGAAGTAAAGGAAATCGAAAAACTGCACAACATTATTAACGAGTATAAACTGCAAGGTAAAATCCGTTGGATAGGAACGCGCTTACCCAGCAGTAAAATCGGTGAAGCTTATCGCATAATTGCCGATAAGCAAGGGATTTATGTTCACTTTGCTCTGTATGAAGCTTTTGGACGCAGCATTTTAGAAGCAATGATTTCCGGCTTACCAACCTTTGCAACTAAATTTGGTGGAGCATTAGAAATTATGGAAAATTGGGATAGTGGATTTCATCTCAATCCCACAGATTTAGAAGGAACAGCTAAAACAATTCTCAGCTTCTTAGATAGATGTGATACTAACCCAGAATATTGGCAAGAAACTTCACAATGGATGATTGAAA
- a CDS encoding HetP family heterocyst commitment protein, protein MNYRVSSSPATFENVITPEELNQIMEAIADGRYSWACVLILRFIGYNPLHYIPQRTYSRLMKENSQVLTASTSTSKQKLQSVNTNHRLASSQVFSTN, encoded by the coding sequence ATGAATTACCGAGTTTCTTCTTCACCAGCTACTTTTGAGAATGTTATTACTCCTGAAGAATTAAATCAGATTATGGAAGCTATTGCAGATGGTAGATATTCTTGGGCTTGTGTACTGATTTTACGTTTTATTGGCTATAATCCCCTGCATTATATTCCCCAGCGTACTTATAGCCGGTTGATGAAAGAAAACAGCCAAGTTCTCACAGCATCAACATCTACTAGTAAACAGAAATTGCAATCTGTTAATACCAATCATCGGTTAGCTTCATCTCAAGTTTTCAGCACTAACTAG
- a CDS encoding ATP-dependent 6-phosphofructokinase, whose product MKKRIGILTSGGDCPGLNCVIRAVVSHATLTFNWEIVGIPYATQGLLERQTIPLNLHGWDLRGIDPLINMGGTILGSINKGDTLASAKEILASYEALGLDALIAVGGDGSLKIIHELSNLGNWNLVAIPKTIDNDVALTERSIGFDTAVNTVVDAINRLTFTAASHDRVMIVEVMGRTAGHLALHSGIAGGADVILIPEVPYTIKGLCNHLSQLRDQWRRKFAIVVVAEGATPCLEDLDNVASCSSAKCGRGQYIADQIASCSSNLIDTRVSVLGHIQRGGIPSALDRLTATVFGKTAVDLIAQEKYDQMLAWQNGQAVAVPIQDALDKSPSLVEPNSDLVQIAHSLGIYVGEN is encoded by the coding sequence ATGAAAAAACGCATTGGTATTCTTACAAGTGGTGGTGACTGTCCTGGCCTCAATTGTGTAATTCGAGCAGTTGTTAGTCATGCGACACTTACTTTTAATTGGGAAATTGTTGGTATTCCCTATGCTACCCAAGGTTTATTAGAACGGCAAACTATCCCCCTAAATTTGCATGGTTGGGACTTACGCGGTATTGACCCTTTAATTAATATGGGGGGAACGATTTTAGGCAGTATTAATAAAGGAGATACTTTAGCTTCTGCAAAGGAAATTTTAGCCAGTTATGAAGCATTAGGTTTAGATGCTTTAATAGCGGTAGGTGGGGATGGTAGTTTAAAGATTATCCATGAGTTGTCCAACTTGGGTAATTGGAATTTAGTAGCTATTCCCAAAACAATTGATAATGATGTAGCCTTAACAGAAAGATCAATAGGTTTTGATACGGCAGTAAATACAGTTGTTGATGCTATTAATCGTCTCACGTTTACGGCTGCAAGTCATGACCGAGTGATGATTGTGGAAGTAATGGGACGCACTGCTGGTCATTTGGCTTTACACTCAGGTATTGCTGGTGGTGCAGATGTAATTTTAATTCCTGAAGTTCCTTATACTATTAAAGGTTTATGTAATCATCTTAGCCAATTGCGCGATCAATGGCGGCGAAAATTTGCCATCGTTGTCGTTGCTGAAGGTGCTACCCCTTGTTTAGAAGATTTGGATAATGTTGCTAGTTGCAGTTCTGCTAAATGTGGACGGGGTCAATATATTGCGGATCAAATTGCTAGTTGCAGTAGCAATTTAATAGATACGAGAGTTTCTGTTTTGGGACATATTCAACGTGGTGGTATTCCCTCAGCTTTAGACCGTCTCACAGCTACAGTATTTGGTAAAACAGCAGTTGATTTAATTGCCCAAGAAAAATATGATCAAATGTTAGCTTGGCAAAATGGACAAGCTGTAGCCGTTCCTATTCAAGATGCTTTAGATAAAAGTCCCTCACTTGTCGAGCCTAACTCTGATTTAGTACAAATTGCTCACTCTTTAGGCATATATGTGGGAGAGAATTAG